A window from Branchiostoma lanceolatum isolate klBraLanc5 chromosome 9, klBraLanc5.hap2, whole genome shotgun sequence encodes these proteins:
- the LOC136441749 gene encoding cholesterol 7-desaturase nvd-like — MPKYRYLFLLVLAILVPSLATVGLVQDKAVDIHAAWALALIGDTFWSTQWQWPPVSQLALYAVGVAIAAWLYRLLLCPLKISRTLHDVGYNKLAGYSRRDVANDVRRRRRRGELPPVYPNGWFRVMDSCQLQPNQVEGVTVLGEKLAVFRSAGGSVSVLDAYCPHLGADLAVGGQVVGDCLQCPFHGWKFRGEDGKCMGIPYAEKVPDFARVKSWPCLERNGCIYIWYHCDGVEPTWTPPIIDEIASGDWTCRGTTEHIINAHIEEVPENAADIAHLNYLHGPLVTAGVDLTSIYSSSWDFAKHVWRAEWQPDPAPDAHVSTMHTQHMVYLFGQKISIADIKATARQVGPGIVYLFLESGFGNFMLVQSITPVEPLLQRLTHSVYAGRWVPTCLAKFILWGEAVQVERDIMIWNNKCYVPRPLLVREDSSISRHRRWYSQFYSENSPRFKFERDSLDW, encoded by the exons ATGCCGAAGTACAGGTACCTGTTCCTACTGGTGCTGGCCATACTAGTGCCGTCCCTAGCTACAGTAGGGTTGGTACAGGACAAGGCAGTAGATATCCACGCTGCCTGGGCGCTCGCTCTGATCGGGGATACGTTCTGGTCGACACAATGGCAATGGCCACCTGTAAGTCAACTCGCCCTGTATGCCGTTGGTGTTGCCATAGCCGCATGGCTTTACCGGCTTCTGCTGTGTCCATTGAAGATCAGTCGGACACTTCACGATGTCGGGTACAACAAACTTGCCGGGTATAGTCGCAGGGACGTCGCGAACGACGTGCGGCGGCGGCGAAGGAGGGGCGAGCTGCCCCCCGTGTACCCCAACGGCTGGTTCAGGGTGATGGACTCCTGTCAACTCCAACCTAACCAAGTGGAGGGAGTCACAGTGCTCG GAGAGAAGCTGGCGGTGTTCCGGAGCGCTGGCGGGAGCGTGTCGGTGCTGGATGCCTACTGTCCCCACCTGGGCGCTGACCTGGCCGTGGGAGGGCAGGTGGTGGGGGATTGTCTGCAGTGCCCCTTCCACGGCTGGAAGTTCAGGGGAGAGGACGGCAAGTGCATGGGCATCCCATACGCCGAGAAAG TTCCTGACTTCGCCCGTGTGAAGTCGTGGCCGTGTCTGGAGAGGAATGGATGTATCTACATCTGGTACCACTGTGACGGGGTAGAGCCCACCTGGACACCGCCCATTATCGATGAGATCGCCAGCGGTGACTGGACCTGCCGGGGAACCACGGAGCACATAATTAACGCACACATCGAG GAGGTTCCAGAGAACGCGGCAGACATAGCTCACCTGAACTACCTGCACGGCCCGCTCGTGACTGCCGGGGTGGACCTCACCAGCATCTACTCCTCCTCATGGGACTTCGCTAAGCACGTGTGGCGGGCGGAGTGGCAGCCTGACCCGGCCCCGGACGCGCACGTCAGCACCATGCACACTCAGCACATGGTGTACCTGTTCGGACAGAAGATCTCCATCGCAGACATCAAGGCCACTGCCCGACAG GTCGGCCCTGGTATTGTATACCTGTTTCTGGAGTCCGGGTTTGGGAACTTCATGTTGGTTCAGTCCATCACGCCGGTGGAGCCGCTGCTACAGAGGCTGACGCACAGCGTGTACGCCGGCCGGTGGGTGCCGACATGTCTCGCCAAGTTCATCCTCTGGGGTGAGGCCGTACAG GTGGAGAGAGACATCATGATCTGGAACAACAAGTGCTATGTGCCCAGACCACTGCTGGTCCGGGAGGACTCCAGTATTTCCCGCCATCGCCGCTGGTACTCCCAGTTCTACAGCGAGAACAGCCCCAGGTTCAAGTTCGAGAGGGACAGTCTGGACTGGTAG